One Mycolicibacterium crocinum DNA window includes the following coding sequences:
- a CDS encoding DNA-directed RNA polymerase subunit beta yields the protein MLEGCILAVSSQSKTTTTSNSVPGAPKRISFAKLREPLEVPGLLDVQTESFEWLIGSPRWRENAEARGDVNPVGGLEEVLTELSPIEDFSGSMSLSFSDPRFDEVKAPVDECKDKDMTYAAPLFVTAEFINNNTGEIKSQTVFMGDFPMMTEKGTFIINGTERVVVSQLVRSPGVYFDESIDKSTEKTLHSVKVIPGRGAWLEFDVDKRDTVGVRIDRKRRQPVTVLLKALGWTNEQIRERFGFSEIMMSTLEKDNTAGTDEALLDIYRKLRPGEPPTKESAQTLLENLFFKDKRYDLARVGRYKVNKKLGLNAGQPITSSTLTEEDIVATIEYLVRLHEGQTTMTAPGGVEVPVEVDDIDHFGNRRLRTVGELIQNQIRVGLSRMERVVRERMTTQDVEAITPQTLINIRPVVAAIKEFFGTSQLSQFMDQNNPLSGLTHKRRLSALGPGGLSRERAGLEVRDVHSSHYGRMCPIETPEGPNIGLIGSLSVYARVNPFGFIETPYRKVVDGVVSDEIHYLTADEEDRHVVAQANSPTDDKGRFSEERVLVRRKGGEVEFVSATEVDYMDVSPRQMVSVATAMIPFLEHDDANRALMGANMQRQAVPLVRSEAPLVGTGMELRAAIDAGDVIVTEKAGVVEEVSADYITVMADDGTRHTYRMRKFARSNHGTCANQRPIVDAGQRVESGQVLADGPCTENGEMALGKNLLVAVMPWEGHNYEDAIILSNRLVEEDVLTSIHIEEHEIDARDTKLGAEEITRDIPNVSDEVLADLDERGIIRIGAEVRDGDILVGKVTPKGETELTPEERLLRAIFGEKAREVRDTSLKVPHGESGKVIGIRVFSREDDDELPAGVNELVRVYVAQKRKISDGDKLAGRHGNKGVIGKILPVEDMPFLPDGTPVDIILNTHGVPRRMNIGQILETHLGWVAKAGWKVDGNPEWAGNLPEDLLEAEPNSIVSTPVFDGAREEELQGLLSSTLPNRDGEVLVNGDGKAVLYDGRSGEPFPYPVTVGYMYILKLHHLVDDKIHARSTGPYSMITQQPLGGKAQFGGQRFGEMECWAMQAYGAAYTLQELLTIKSDDTVGRVKVYEAIVKGENIPEPGIPESFKVLLKELQSLCLNVEVLSSDGAAIEMRDGDDEDLERAAANLGINLSRNESASVEDLA from the coding sequence GTGCTGGAAGGATGCATCTTGGCAGTCTCTAGCCAGAGCAAAACGACTACTACTTCTAACTCCGTTCCCGGAGCACCAAAACGAATTTCCTTCGCAAAGCTGCGCGAGCCGCTAGAGGTACCCGGCCTGCTCGACGTCCAAACGGAGTCGTTCGAGTGGCTGATCGGCTCGCCGCGCTGGCGTGAGAACGCCGAGGCGCGTGGCGACGTCAACCCGGTGGGTGGCCTCGAAGAGGTTCTCACCGAGCTGTCGCCGATCGAGGATTTCTCGGGCTCGATGTCGCTGAGCTTCTCCGACCCGCGTTTCGACGAGGTCAAGGCTCCGGTCGACGAGTGCAAAGACAAGGACATGACGTACGCGGCCCCGCTGTTCGTCACGGCCGAGTTCATCAACAACAACACCGGTGAGATCAAGAGCCAGACGGTCTTCATGGGTGACTTCCCGATGATGACCGAGAAGGGCACCTTCATCATCAACGGCACCGAGCGTGTCGTGGTGAGCCAGCTGGTCCGTTCGCCGGGTGTGTACTTCGACGAGAGCATCGACAAGTCCACCGAGAAGACGCTGCACAGCGTCAAGGTGATCCCCGGCCGCGGTGCATGGCTGGAGTTCGACGTCGACAAGCGCGACACCGTGGGTGTGCGTATCGACCGCAAGCGCCGTCAGCCGGTCACCGTGCTGCTCAAGGCGCTCGGCTGGACCAACGAGCAGATCCGGGAGCGCTTCGGCTTCTCCGAGATCATGATGTCGACGCTGGAGAAGGACAACACCGCAGGCACCGACGAGGCACTGCTGGACATCTACCGGAAGCTGCGTCCGGGCGAGCCGCCGACCAAGGAGTCGGCGCAGACCCTGCTGGAGAACCTGTTCTTCAAGGACAAGCGCTACGACCTGGCCCGCGTGGGTCGCTACAAGGTCAACAAGAAGCTGGGCCTGAACGCCGGCCAGCCGATCACCAGCTCGACGCTGACCGAAGAGGACATCGTCGCGACCATCGAGTACCTGGTGCGCCTGCACGAGGGCCAGACCACGATGACCGCCCCCGGCGGCGTCGAGGTTCCGGTCGAGGTCGACGACATCGATCACTTCGGTAACCGTCGTCTGCGTACCGTCGGCGAGCTGATCCAGAACCAGATCCGGGTCGGCCTGTCCCGCATGGAGCGCGTCGTCCGCGAGCGGATGACCACCCAGGACGTCGAGGCGATCACGCCGCAGACCCTGATCAACATCCGTCCCGTCGTGGCGGCGATCAAGGAGTTCTTCGGCACCAGCCAGCTGTCGCAGTTCATGGACCAGAACAACCCGCTGTCGGGTCTGACCCACAAGCGTCGTCTGTCGGCGCTGGGCCCGGGTGGTCTGTCCCGTGAGCGCGCCGGCCTCGAGGTCCGCGACGTGCACTCCAGCCACTACGGCCGGATGTGCCCGATCGAGACCCCTGAGGGTCCGAACATCGGCCTGATCGGTTCGCTCTCGGTGTACGCACGGGTTAACCCGTTCGGCTTCATCGAGACCCCGTACCGCAAGGTCGTCGACGGTGTCGTCTCCGACGAGATCCACTACCTGACCGCCGACGAGGAGGACCGCCACGTCGTGGCGCAGGCCAACTCGCCGACCGACGACAAGGGTCGCTTCAGCGAGGAGCGCGTCCTGGTTCGCCGCAAGGGTGGCGAGGTCGAGTTCGTCTCGGCGACCGAGGTCGACTACATGGACGTCTCGCCGCGCCAGATGGTGTCGGTCGCGACGGCGATGATCCCGTTCCTCGAGCACGACGACGCCAACCGCGCCCTGATGGGTGCCAACATGCAGCGCCAGGCGGTTCCGCTGGTGCGCAGCGAGGCACCGCTGGTGGGCACCGGCATGGAGCTGCGCGCCGCGATCGACGCCGGCGACGTCATCGTCACCGAGAAGGCCGGTGTGGTCGAGGAGGTCTCCGCCGACTACATCACCGTGATGGCCGACGACGGCACCCGGCACACCTACCGGATGCGCAAGTTCGCCCGCTCCAACCACGGCACCTGCGCCAACCAGCGTCCGATCGTGGACGCCGGGCAGCGTGTCGAGTCGGGTCAGGTACTCGCCGACGGGCCGTGCACCGAGAACGGTGAAATGGCGCTGGGCAAGAACCTGCTCGTCGCGGTCATGCCGTGGGAAGGCCACAACTACGAGGACGCGATCATCCTCTCCAACCGTCTGGTTGAAGAGGATGTGCTCACCTCGATCCACATCGAAGAGCACGAGATCGATGCCCGCGACACCAAGCTGGGCGCCGAGGAGATCACCCGGGACATCCCGAACGTCTCCGATGAGGTGCTGGCCGATCTCGACGAGCGCGGCATCATCCGCATCGGCGCCGAGGTCCGCGACGGCGACATCCTGGTCGGCAAGGTCACCCCGAAGGGTGAGACCGAGCTGACCCCGGAGGAGCGGCTGCTCCGCGCGATCTTCGGTGAGAAGGCGCGCGAGGTCCGCGACACGTCGCTGAAGGTGCCGCACGGTGAGTCCGGCAAGGTCATCGGCATCCGGGTGTTCTCCCGCGAGGACGATGACGAGCTGCCCGCCGGCGTCAACGAGCTGGTCCGCGTGTACGTGGCCCAGAAGCGCAAGATCTCCGACGGCGACAAGCTCGCCGGACGCCACGGCAACAAGGGCGTCATCGGCAAGATCCTGCCCGTCGAGGACATGCCGTTCCTTCCGGACGGCACCCCGGTGGACATCATCCTGAACACCCACGGTGTGCCGCGTCGTATGAACATCGGCCAGATCCTGGAGACCCACCTCGGGTGGGTGGCCAAGGCCGGCTGGAAGGTCGACGGCAATCCGGAGTGGGCGGGCAACCTGCCCGAGGACCTGCTGGAGGCGGAGCCCAACAGCATCGTCTCGACGCCGGTGTTCGACGGTGCCCGCGAAGAGGAGCTGCAGGGTCTGCTGAGCTCGACGCTGCCCAACCGCGACGGCGAGGTTCTCGTCAACGGTGACGGCAAGGCCGTGCTGTACGACGGCCGCAGCGGCGAACCGTTCCCGTACCCGGTGACGGTCGGCTACATGTACATCCTGAAGCTGCATCACCTGGTGGACGACAAGATCCACGCCCGCTCGACCGGTCCGTACTCGATGATCACGCAGCAGCCGCTGGGTGGTAAGGCGCAGTTCGGTGGTCAGCGGTTCGGTGAGATGGAGTGCTGGGCCATGCAGGCCTACGGCGCGGCGTACACGCTGCAGGAGCTCTTGACCATCAAGTCCGACGACACCGTCGGCCGGGTCAAGGTCTACGAGGCGATCGTCAAGGGCGAGAACATCCCCGAGCCGGGCATTCCCGAGTCGTTCAAGGTGCTCCTCAAGGAGCTGCAGTCGCT